In Acidimicrobiia bacterium, the sequence TCCCCGAGATGACTGTGCGCGAGAACCTGATAATGGGCGGCTATCTGGTCAAAGACCGGGCTCTCATTCGACAGCGGATGAAGCGGGTGTTCGAGATGTTCTCTATTCTCGAGGAACGAGCGGGCCAGGACGCCGGCAAGCTCTCCGGCGGGCAGCAGCAGATGCTGGCAATGGGCCGAGCCCTCATGATCGACCCCATCCTCCTGATGCTCGACGAACCTACTCTCGGGCTGGCACCCCAGGTGGTTGAGCAGATCTTCGCTCAAGTCAGAGAGTTGGAGAGCCTGGGAATCACCGTGGTGATCGTCGAGCAAAACGCCCAGCGCGGGCTCGAACTCGCCGATTGGGGTGTAGTTCTCGACCTGGGCATCGTCCGCTTCGAAGGCCCGGCAGAAGGGATTCTCGAGGACCCCCGGATCCGAGAGCTATACCTCGGAAAAGCAGCGGGCGCCGGAGAAGCGAAATGACGCATGTGATTCAGGTTGCGATCCTCGGGCTACTGCTGGGCGGTGTCTACGCCCTCATGGCGGCCGGTCTGACTCTCGCCTTTGGCGTAATGCGGATCGTCAACCTCGCCCACGCCGTGTTCATCATCGGCGCCGCCTACATCTCATTCTTCGCCTGGGAGCAGCTCGGCATCGATCCACTTGTATCTGTTTTGTTCGTCATACCTGTGATGTTCCTATTCGGCGTAGCCGTCTATCAGGTCCTGTTCAGGAGGATCGAAGGAACGGCCAGATATACCGAAATGACCGTGTTACTCACCTTTGGTATTGCACTCACCATCGAAGGCCTCCTCGGGTTTGCCTTTACCGGTATCTATCGCAAAGCGAGCCCCGGGTACGCCACCGATTCGTTCATCGTCGACGGCTTGTTCTTGCCGGATGGTGACATCCTCTTCATCCCGAAGGGCCAGCTCTATGCATTGATGACGAGCCTCGTCTTGCTGATCGGGCTGTGGGCATTTCTGCGCTACAGCCAGACGGGCTATGCCATTCGCGCCACGATGCAGAACCGGGCCGCCGCCCAGATCGTTGGCGTAAACGTGCGCCGGGTGTCTGCGATCTCCTTTGGCTTGTCGGCCGCCCTCGGAGGAGGCTCCGGAGCCCTGATGAGCTACCTCTTCCCGTTCTTCCCCTTCCGTCATTGGCAATGGGTGGCGGTCCTGTTGGCGCTGGTTGTACTGGGTGGCATGGGGAGCATCAAGGGAGCCGTCATTGGAGCTCTGGGACTCGGCGTGGCCAGTTCATTCGTAGTTGATCAGATCGGTGCTACCTGGGGTCCGATGACCTTTTATCTGGCGCTGTTCCTGATTCTGCTCGTCCGGCCGCGCGGATTGTTCGGCAAGGAGTTGGCGGTATGATCGAAGACCGGGCTGCAGCAAGTCCAGAAGACCCAGTTCCCGAGCCCGGGAGAGTTCAGCCCCCGCCGGGTCCGGCCCGCTATCGCTGGTACGTGTTGGCGGGGCTGCTCATCGCCCTGTTCGCCTTGCCGTTGTTCCGCCCGATGATCAGCTCTTACAGCTACATCATGACACTTGGCGCGTTGGTCTTCATGTGGGTGGCAATGGCGTCGAGTTGGAACATACTCGGCGGGTTCGCCGGATACATCTCTCTGGGCCACAGCGTGTTCATGGGCGTGGGCGGCTACGTAGCCGGCGTCTTGCTCTACTACCACAACATCAGCCCGTTCCTGACTGCAGCCCTCGGAGGTCTGACGGCAGTGGCGCTCGGCTTCCTTGCCGGATTCATCACCTTGAGGACCCGTGGCCCGGCCTTCATCATCTCTACCATCGCGCTGTTGTTCATGTTCCTTCTCTTGTTTGACAACATCGAATACCTGGGCGGCACAGCCGGCCTCCCTCTGCCCTCTCCGCCCTTCTCTCAGGAATGGCTGCGCACCCCGTTCTACTATGCGATGCTCGTAGCCGCGATGGGGTCGGTGTGGCTGTCCTATCGAGTGGCGCACTCGAAGTTCGGCATGGGTCTGCGGGCGATCGCCGAGGACGAGGTCAAAGCCGAGGTCGCCGGGGTTCCCACCCGTAGCTACAAGATCTCAGCGTTCGCCATCAGCGCGTTCTGGGTAGGAGTCGTCGGGGCGATCTATGGATACTCGATCGCATTCGTGCGGCCGACCGTGTTCTTCACGGTGGCGATCTCAGCGCAGATGGTTCTGATGGCCATCATTGGCGGAAAGGGCACGATCGCCGGGCCTGTGGTCGGTGCGGTCCTCATCTACGCCATCAATGAGCTCTCGCTCATTGTCTTCGGAGCCACTGAGCTCAATATCGTAATTCAAGGTGGCCTGCTGGTGGCCGTCTTGTTGTTCTTCCCGCTCGGCATCGTGGGAACGCTTCGCAAGAGGAGCTGGCTACCGGCATTTCTCGACTGGGATTGATGGTTCCGGCCGGGATTCAATCGGTCAACGGATCACCCGTGCCCCGGAGGCCCCAATAGCTCGTTCGACTTCAGCCAGGGTGACCATCGACGTGTCTCCCGGGGTCGTCATTGCGAGGGCTCCGTGGGTGGCTCCGTAGTCGACCGCTTCCGCAGGAGTCTTGCCGGCCAGAAACGCGAACGCCATGCCGGACGCAAACCCGTCACCCCCGCCGACCCGGTCGTAGATCTCCAGGTTCTCGCGTTGACGTGCGACATGAAGCTCGCCATCGGCGTAGAGCACTGCGGACCAGTCGTTGAGCGTGGCGGTCTTGGCATTGCGCAGAGTGGTGGCGACCACCTTGAAGTTGGGGTATTGGTCAACCACCGACGCAATCATCCGACCGAAGGCAGTGGGGTCGAGTTTTGAAAGTGATCCGTCGACGCCCTCAACGGCGAATCCGAGCGAGGCGGTGAAGTCCTCCTCGTTGCCAATCATCACGTCGACCATCGGAGCGATGGCTCGATTGACCTCGATGGCCCGGTCGCTTCCGCCGTGTGACTCCCACAACGAAGGCCGGTAGTTG encodes:
- a CDS encoding ABC transporter ATP-binding protein; this translates as MPPILEITNVDAGYGAGPNILQGLSLKVEEAKSYCIIGPNGAGKSTLLKVIAGLLPPRSGDVVFRGESLARRRPDQILATGVCFVPQDQALFPEMTVRENLIMGGYLVKDRALIRQRMKRVFEMFSILEERAGQDAGKLSGGQQQMLAMGRALMIDPILLMLDEPTLGLAPQVVEQIFAQVRELESLGITVVIVEQNAQRGLELADWGVVLDLGIVRFEGPAEGILEDPRIRELYLGKAAGAGEAK
- a CDS encoding branched-chain amino acid ABC transporter permease, with amino-acid sequence MTHVIQVAILGLLLGGVYALMAAGLTLAFGVMRIVNLAHAVFIIGAAYISFFAWEQLGIDPLVSVLFVIPVMFLFGVAVYQVLFRRIEGTARYTEMTVLLTFGIALTIEGLLGFAFTGIYRKASPGYATDSFIVDGLFLPDGDILFIPKGQLYALMTSLVLLIGLWAFLRYSQTGYAIRATMQNRAAAQIVGVNVRRVSAISFGLSAALGGGSGALMSYLFPFFPFRHWQWVAVLLALVVLGGMGSIKGAVIGALGLGVASSFVVDQIGATWGPMTFYLALFLILLVRPRGLFGKELAV
- a CDS encoding branched-chain amino acid ABC transporter permease — its product is MIEDRAAASPEDPVPEPGRVQPPPGPARYRWYVLAGLLIALFALPLFRPMISSYSYIMTLGALVFMWVAMASSWNILGGFAGYISLGHSVFMGVGGYVAGVLLYYHNISPFLTAALGGLTAVALGFLAGFITLRTRGPAFIISTIALLFMFLLLFDNIEYLGGTAGLPLPSPPFSQEWLRTPFYYAMLVAAMGSVWLSYRVAHSKFGMGLRAIAEDEVKAEVAGVPTRSYKISAFAISAFWVGVVGAIYGYSIAFVRPTVFFTVAISAQMVLMAIIGGKGTIAGPVVGAVLIYAINELSLIVFGATELNIVIQGGLLVAVLLFFPLGIVGTLRKRSWLPAFLDWD